The nucleotide window ATCCGAAAATATTGATACATCTCAGGCTATTGTCACAGTTTTTGATACGATTGCTCCAGTTGCCTTATGTAGAGATATTTCGGTATCACTTGACGCCTCTGGTTCTGTTACAATTACACCTGATATGATTGACGATGCTTCGTATGATGTTTGTAGCGATGTAACTCTTGCAATTAATTCCGATGTTGCTGTTACCTTGGATTGTAAACATGTTGGGGGAAAATGAGTTGACACTTAATGTTACAGATAGTTATGGAAATATGTCTACATGTGTCTCAACTGTCACGGTAGAAGATAACACAAAACCGATCGCGATTTGTAAAGATATCACAGTGTACCTCGATGAAACAGGACACGTGATGGTTGATGGAACAATGGTTGATAATGGATCGAATGACGCTTGTGGAATTCGCATTCCTTATTTGAACCGTAAAAATTTCTACTGTTCCGACTTAGGTGAGAATCAGGTGACAATGACAGTCAGTGATTTCCACGGGAACTATGATTTCTGTGAAACAACTGTGACGGTTGCCGACAGCATCAAACCCGAGATTGATAGCATGGATGACATCTCTACCGTTGTTGCATCGGCTGATGAATGTTCAGCAGTGGTTGAGTTTGAAACTCCAACAGCAACCGATATTTGTGCTGGCGTTACAGTAGAGCAAACTGCCGGATTAGCTAGTGGAAGCGAATTCCCGGTAGGAACAACTGTTGTGACCTTCACTGCTACAGACGCTTCAGGAAATACTTCAGAATCATCGTTTGTAGTTACTGTCGCGGGAATCAATAAAGCACCGGTTGTCGATGCTATTGCAGATCAATCAATTTCACTTTATGCAACAACTCTTGACGTACCATTGTCTGGTATAAGTGCCGGAGATGATTGCATTGAGCAACTTGTAAGCTCAATTACAGCAGAAGCGGCAGATCCATCTTTGGTAACAGGAGCAACTGTAGCTTACACTGCAGGAGACGAAACGGCTGTCTTGAATCTTATGTTGGCAGGAGAAGTAGCTGGTAGTTCTGAAATCACGGTGACTTTGAAAGACGAAGGAGGCACAGCAAATGGAGGCGTTGATGAAACAAGCACAAGCTTTACATTAACTGTGTTACCTAACTCAGCGCCAGAAGTTGTTGGCACAATCGATACTGTTTATATCGATAAAAACAGCACGGAAGCAGTTGATTTACCTGCTGAATCAAGCTTATTTAGTGATGCCGATGAGGGAGATGAACTAGCGATATCTGCAACTGCTGAAGATGGTTCGGCACTTCCAGCCTGGGTTAGCATGAGCGAGGCTGATATGAAATTGACTTTATCACCAACAGCTAATGAATTGGGAGAGCATAAGTTTATGCTAATAGCAACCGATAAAATGGGTGCAACCGCAAGCGTAGAAATAGTTGTAGTTGTACAAATTCCAACTGGTTTCGATGAACTGATTAGTGAATTTGGATACCGTGTTTATCCTAACCCAACTGATGGATTGATTAAGATTGATGTGAAGAATGCAGATTTATTGGAAGGAGAGGTCTTAGTTCGCAATATTGTGGGACAAGAAATTCATCGTCTGGTGTATCAATTGTCTGATCCTATCATGATTAACCTTTCAGATCAGGTAAATGGTATTTACTTTGTAACACTAAAATTGGGTGACAAGGAATTTACCGAGAAAATTATTAAGAAGTAATCAGATACAAAATAATTCAAAAGAAAGAGGCAGCTATTTTAGCTGCCTCTTTCTTTTTGTAAAAAAGTAAAGCCTCCTGAATAAGGAGGCTTACACTTCAAATTGATTGATTAAGATATCCCTTTTGGGTTGATTGATTGTTTATTCTCCGCTTTTTTTAGCTGATACTTCAGCAGGTGTCAACAAGATATCGACTGATGTTGTGTCGTTTGCAATGACAATAATCTCTGAAGTCTCAAATTCTTCGTATCCTTCGGCAATGCATTTAATTTCGTAGTCGGCTGTAGGAAGACCAATTGCTGCGAAGTAGCCGGTTGTGTCGGTTAATGCTGAGGTAATTAATGAATCTATCTGATAAAACTCGACGGTTGCATTTCCAACGGCAACGGTATCGCCAACTGAAACGTATCCACTGATACTTCCGGTATAATTTTCCTGAACTACCGCGCGAATAACAGGCTTAAAGATAAAGCCTTTGATACCATTTTTATTTTTTATATTTCCTTGGGTGATAAATGATTTACTAACATCGAAATCAAGCAATACTGTTGAAGAACCACCATCGGCAACTGTTAGTCCTCCCATGATTTTAATTTTCAACCCACTGCTTGACCCGCTAGGTATTTTAAGGTCGTAAGTTGTACTATTGTCATCGTTCAACACCACATTGGCATCAACCACATGCATTCTGATCAAATCATACGTTCCGGTAT belongs to uncultured Sunxiuqinia sp. and includes:
- a CDS encoding DUF4382 domain-containing protein, with protein sequence MAEANVTIDKIEIRMVADSDSTENDSTAFIVVSEETMEFNLLDFRNGVTAELTNAELDTGTYDLIRMHVVDANVVLNDDNSTTYDLKIPSGSSSGLKIKIMGGLTVADGGSSTVLLDFDVSKSFITQGNIKNKNGIKGFIFKPVIRAVVQENYTGSISGYVSVGDTVAVGNATVEFYQIDSLITSALTDTTGYFAAIGLPTADYEIKCIAEGYEEFETSEIIVIANDTTSVDILLTPAEVSAKKSGE
- a CDS encoding HYR domain-containing protein, which encodes MLGENELTLNVTDSYGNMSTCVSTVTVEDNTKPIAICKDITVYLDETGHVMVDGTMVDNGSNDACGIRIPYLNRKNFYCSDLGENQVTMTVSDFHGNYDFCETTVTVADSIKPEIDSMDDISTVVASADECSAVVEFETPTATDICAGVTVEQTAGLASGSEFPVGTTVVTFTATDASGNTSESSFVVTVAGINKAPVVDAIADQSISLYATTLDVPLSGISAGDDCIEQLVSSITAEAADPSLVTGATVAYTAGDETAVLNLMLAGEVAGSSEITVTLKDEGGTANGGVDETSTSFTLTVLPNSAPEVVGTIDTVYIDKNSTEAVDLPAESSLFSDADEGDELAISATAEDGSALPAWVSMSEADMKLTLSPTANELGEHKFMLIATDKMGATASVEIVVVVQIPTGFDELISEFGYRVYPNPTDGLIKIDVKNADLLEGEVLVRNIVGQEIHRLVYQLSDPIMINLSDQVNGIYFVTLKLGDKEFTEKIIKK